A segment of the Butyrivibrio fibrisolvens genome:
TTCATTAATACCGGAACAAATAATGAATAGAGCATTATCATGATACCTGCCAAGGTAAACAGGATTGTACCTGAATTCCTAAAGGCAACACCTGAGAGATCCTTGAATGCAACGCTGTCTTTAGTCTTTTCGAAGGTAATATCTCTTTTTATCAATGTATATATGATAGAGCCTATTCCAAGGACAAGCATAGCGTAGATAAAGTACTCATAAACTGTAGGGTTTAAAGGATATAAAACCGATGAAGATGAGTTTACGACCATGTGCATGATGATCGTCAGAATCACATTACCTGTTCTTACATATACGTATCCAAGGATCAGTCCTAATGCAAATGCATAGAATAACTGATAGATATTGCAGTGGAATATTCCAAATGCAACTGCTGAATACAGGATCGCTACAAGTTCGCCATAGCGGCGGGTTCTGTCGATTATGAGTTTTCTGAAGATAAGTTCCTCAAATACAGGTGCGAATACGGATACCATTATCATTGCAAGAATGTTGTCTCCGGTAAGGAAGTTAGTTGCAACGGCGTTCTCGGCTTCGCCGCCTGATAATGCAGATGCCAGAAACTCACTGAGTTTTGAAAGGCCTATATCGATCGGGAACATCATAAATATGGATCTTAAGTACTGGTTCTTTGTGATGTGTCCTTTTACTTTGACAACAGAGTCATTGGTGAATTTCATGACAAGTGCGCATAAAGGACATGCAACAAGGTACATAGCTACACAATTGTTGATTACCAAAAATGAAGTGTCTGAGTATACTGACATAAGGTCCCTGTTGGAGTTCGCTGCCATCAGGTTGGCAATGACATTTCCTACAAGAGTTCCAAGTGCGTTAGCGCCAAGGATAAGTGCAAGGAGTGCAAAACCTACAACGGTATAGGACTTTTTAGCCTTATCTATCTTTTCATAATCGGTAACGGTCAAAGCCTTACCATTTTCAGAAGAGGTAGTTAATGCATCTTCATCACTATCTTTAGTTGATACCTTACCTGTGATGGTAGAGAGTATCTCAGCAAAGATTCCTTTTGTGCCGCGCTTAAAGAGTCTGTTCTTATAAACTCTTCCTGTAAGAACTGCAAGCATTATTGTGAAGAACAAAAGAAGAGCAAAGTAAATGATAAATTCTATAAGGCTGATCCTTGCACATACAACATCTCCCGGAAGAACGAATGCTGATGTAAAAGGAATGATCCTGATGATCATAAGCCCGATCTTTGAATTATCTGTAAAAAGAGGTACATATATTGATACTAAAAATCCTACCATCATAGTCATTATGGAAAGACCATTAGTCTGTGCCAGTTCTTCTGCCGTTGCTGCAAATGATGCAAAAAGTGCAGAAACAAAACAATAGAAAAGGAATGCAGCAAGCAGTGCAATGAGTGTCAGTATTATCAGCACTATGAAGTTGTTGGAAACACCACCTTCTGGAAGCATCTCTACAAAAAGAGCTATGAGGTTAGTTCCATTTCCACCGATAAGCTTAGAGGATATGACGCTTCCAATAGCAACACCGCCTAAACCACATACAAGCCATACAAGGAGCTGTGTAACAGCTTCGCAGAAGATGGCAGTTACTTTACCGAATATAAGGCCTGTAGGACCTGTAAGGGTCAGGATATATTCCATGAGCTTGGAAGTTTTTTCCATACTGATTATCTGACCGATACTCTGTCCATAGAATATTACAAGGAGGTACAGAAGCATCATAACGCCCATGGGAGCAAGATAAGCTAAAAGAGTGTTATCTTTGGCTTCCTCAGATTCTTCAGCCAGGACCTTGGTGATCTTTATATCACTTATGGCCATGTTGAGTTCATCTTCTGAAATATTTGTACTTGCGATCTTTGCATTGTGTACTGCTTCTACAAAATCTTCAGCAAAATCATCGCTATCACCACTGCCCATATTACTTTCTTCAGGAATATAAACTGTAAGGTTGCAGCTTTCTTCATCTTCTTTTATCTCAAGTACGATTGAGTATGATGAGTTCTGAGCATAGATGGAAGGATCTGATGCAGCGTCCTTGGCACTTACTCCTTCAAGATCAGTAATTTTAAGAAGAGGATAATCTTTCTGATGCTTTTTTATAAAGCTGTCAGTATCTATAGTAAGATCTGTTTCGTTAACGATATAAACGTCCTGCAGATCACTTACCTGAATCTCTTTGTTCAGAGCACCTGATATGAGAATGTTGGAACCGGCTGCTACTATTAAGATAACTATACCTATCAAAACAGTAGAAGCTATGAATTTTTTGCCTTTAACGGCTTGTTTTAGTGTGAATTTTAATATTTTGAGCCAGTTTTTCATACAACCACCTGTTTTTTCATGAGTGCAATTACATCTTTTATCTGAAGTCTCTTTCCCTGGAAAAGGAGCATGGATTCATAAACTGCTGCTGCCAGAATAAATGTAAGGGCAGTAGCAATGATGATGATAATAAGAGCTATCATGCCTGTCAGAATACTTATTTTTCCTGTAAGTATAAGAGCAGGAGTAAGGAATGCACCTGTTAACGGGAATATAGCGCAGAAATTTCTTAAAGCCTCAATATTACTTGTGTTGAGCATCATGATAATGAGGAACATATCTGCATAAACGCTTATTACCATAATAAAGCTGTAGAGTTTGTACGCATCTTGAAGTTCATCAAGCTTGGATACACTTGCTCCAGCCAGTGCACCGATTATAGTGAACAGGAAAAGACCTGCAAGGAAGTATAGCACAGCTATAAGGAGCTTTGGAAGAGTAATAGTCTCCCACATAGAAGCAACTACAACAACGTTATTTGAAGCACTGCCTGATGCAGAAGCGCCTGCCATCAGGAATGTGCATACAAGCTGTGAAAGGAAATAGCTTGAGTATGAGCTGAAGATCATAACAGTAGTTTCAAGAAGTCTTGCAGCAATCTTGCCTGAAAGTAGTGCAAGGGGCCTTGTTCCTGTAAGAAGGTACTCGATTACTCTGGAAGATTTCTCAGTAGCAATAGAAGTTGCAACATTACCGACTGACATGTTTATTAACATAAACAGGATCATAAGTCCTGCAAACATTACAAAATAATCGGAATGGCTAATGGTGCCTTTGTCCTCAGAAA
Coding sequences within it:
- a CDS encoding CPBP family glutamic-type intramembrane protease, giving the protein MKNWLKILKFTLKQAVKGKKFIASTVLIGIVILIVAAGSNILISGALNKEIQVSDLQDVYIVNETDLTIDTDSFIKKHQKDYPLLKITDLEGVSAKDAASDPSIYAQNSSYSIVLEIKEDEESCNLTVYIPEESNMGSGDSDDFAEDFVEAVHNAKIASTNISEDELNMAISDIKITKVLAEESEEAKDNTLLAYLAPMGVMMLLYLLVIFYGQSIGQIISMEKTSKLMEYILTLTGPTGLIFGKVTAIFCEAVTQLLVWLVCGLGGVAIGSVISSKLIGGNGTNLIALFVEMLPEGGVSNNFIVLIILTLIALLAAFLFYCFVSALFASFAATAEELAQTNGLSIMTMMVGFLVSIYVPLFTDNSKIGLMIIRIIPFTSAFVLPGDVVCARISLIEFIIYFALLLFFTIMLAVLTGRVYKNRLFKRGTKGIFAEILSTITGKVSTKDSDEDALTTSSENGKALTVTDYEKIDKAKKSYTVVGFALLALILGANALGTLVGNVIANLMAANSNRDLMSVYSDTSFLVINNCVAMYLVACPLCALVMKFTNDSVVKVKGHITKNQYLRSIFMMFPIDIGLSKLSEFLASALSGGEAENAVATNFLTGDNILAMIMVSVFAPVFEELIFRKLIIDRTRRYGELVAILYSAVAFGIFHCNIYQLFYAFALGLILGYVYVRTGNVILTIIMHMVVNSSSSVLYPLNPTVYEYFIYAMLVLGIGSIIYTLIKRDITFEKTKDSVAFKDLSGVAFRNSGTILFTLAGIMIMLYSLFVPVLMK
- a CDS encoding ABC transporter permease gives rise to the protein MNKSDLRGFRQVFMFEFITGIKKTGFKIFLAIMCAMAFFTMPIILIVGNIKSKDNDADKKKEQSDSAIESVYIFDETGLSIDYTLLNELEDYAGVSFVTDNDISYDDAVDKLRNDPTSNNLVIKNEYDSKNGFDVTIVRSPKTDIGLLAIEGFEDDYKAFFREEVLKSTGISEDDYEYLSKDINVTIMKTAKDGSFSEDKGTISHSDYFVMFAGLMILFMLINMSVGNVATSIATEKSSRVIEYLLTGTRPLALLSGKIAARLLETTVMIFSSYSSYFLSQLVCTFLMAGASASGSASNNVVVVASMWETITLPKLLIAVLYFLAGLFLFTIIGALAGASVSKLDELQDAYKLYSFIMVISVYADMFLIIMMLNTSNIEALRNFCAIFPLTGAFLTPALILTGKISILTGMIALIIIIIATALTFILAAAVYESMLLFQGKRLQIKDVIALMKKQVVV